The following DNA comes from Xiphias gladius isolate SHS-SW01 ecotype Sanya breed wild chromosome 10, ASM1685928v1, whole genome shotgun sequence.
TGGTTGCTTCATGCTGTGAGAAAATACCCTCTTTTCCATTTCCACAAGCTGCTATTCTGCAAAACgttcaaaacacaacaaattagTGGTTTTGGAGCATACTTGAGTGCAGGATGTTTGAAAATTACATTAGTCTCCAATACAAAGTATAGTCAATCTGCATGCAAGACCTTTCAACCTCAATAATTTAAACTCCCCATAAGACGGAACTTGCACATTAACAATCTTCTGCCGTTAAATCCCATTGGTTACTTAAGTACTTGTATGCATGAAATCAGAAATGTCAGTGTGACTAACTATTTCCAGGATAACGGTATAGCCCATGTCCATCACTGATAAGAAGTTTATTATGAAGTCATGACTTTGCCATTAGCACTTTTTTAAAGGGATGAAAAGGGGTCAACTGAAATGTGTATTGCACAAACTGTGATGTTTAACTAAGAAATCAACCTATTCTCAGGTTTTTTCTTCCAGCCTCCCCTCCATTGTATCTTCCTCCTCTGATCAAAGCTCTACAGTGCTAaagaatgtgagtgtgtttgtttttataaaaataaattactaatAATATGATCCACCTATTGTTGGAGTTATATTTAGATAACTAAATGGTTTTCTATGGTTTACAACTTAGTGCCCTCTtgccagaaaataattttggttttggaaattgccaagaaaataacattttagttTATTATGTTCTTTATTGTTCATTTCATACTTAATTCcgatttttgtatttaatgatTACGTATCAAAAGACAAGCTATACATAGTGACAGTGAAGTTGGGCTCAAAAGGCTTACGTAGTTAAAGTAAtattaaatgattcatttagTGAGAACTGTCCTTCCAATAAGCTACAGTTGTACACCTGGAAActaatataaattatattttgatttccccccccccagtaAAGGTGAATTTGCTCTCTGTAATTTTTACTAATTGCAAGCCTATATTGTTGTTTGAGTGGATTCTTTATCTTATAAAATGCATAATGTAAATTTTCACATCCATGAATATTTCTACCTACTGCCTTCACACTATGATTTagggtgtttttaaaaaatgtatcgtaaagtatgtatgtgtgtctatgttttaTAGGACTGTGTTCGTACGTGGCAGCTCTGTGACCTCCTAGAAGCATATCTGAactggaaacaggtggagaAAGTCTTCTGGACCTGGATGGTGAGttagacacacaacacacaggaaaacaagaGCAAACTTCAACACTGAAGTGATTTCCAACATTGTGGGTCATAATTCACAAAATTTAGGTGCACATTATTTGATGTTGCAGAGTATCCTGCCACAGCAGAAACATGGaaaattttggatttttgacaTAGTAAATCTGCAGTTTCACACAGGAGAGTATTTGTGACTGGATTAGGGCACTGACATATTTTTTCTCAGACCCAGATATAAAGTTTCTCCACTCAATGTTTTCCAGGATGGTAGCAGCCATGTGTCCCAGCAAATCTGATGctaagcttgtgtgtgtgtatgtgcaggaAAGTGTGGTTGACTGCAATCTGACTGATCCTGTTATTAAGAAGCCTACACATACACCCACTGTGTGTCATTACGGAAACCAGGGGTTAGAGAAATCTGAGGACATGCTGTTGAGACTGCCCACAGCACAGGTttgcaacacacagacacagagatgtccacacacacagagatgtcTGAAGAACGTCAAAGGTATGGCTTGAGTTAAAGAGGAGCCAAATGAATACAAGACGGTGTCATCCACATACAAATGGAAATTAAGTCTGTGTTGGAGggataatattatttatttagatatataataaatatattaaatagtAAAGGATCCAGCATAGACCTTTGTGGCACCGCCTTATTTATCCCAGGGGAGGTTGTTTTTGAGACCGTCAGTACAGATTGCCTGTCTTTGATCAGACAAATATGATAATGATAGTTGTGTGCTCCTACTCTgtttctgtgtaattttttttcatcctatGTCCtagaaaagacagaggagaggcagaggggatactgaggacagaagaggagagaggatgcAGGGTGGATTGGGCACATCTTCCCCCAATcctcttgtcttttctctcccctccctgccCTCCTTCTCCCAGGCCTACAGAGTCAGGCTCCAGGTTGAGAGGCCGGTCAGACACAGTAACTACCCAGCAGAGAGGCTCTATGGCAGGCCCAAGGCTCCAGATGAGCTCCCAGTGTCTCAGGCTGCACAGCTGCTTCTTCAGACAGAggctctgctgctggagagGAGGGACAGGCAGAGACTGGTCAACACGATGCAGCTGCAGGAAATGATTGGTGGACTGGATGACCTGGTGTTGATACCGACATAGACATCGTTTTTAATTGGATGATTACATTTTGCAATAGTAACTGAGATGCTTTTGTCAAATTGATAAGGACCTGTTGAAGaaatgtctatttttatttatatgattCTATCAGCATTAATTATTCGGCTGAAATTTTTGTGATGATGTGTTCAGATATATCAAGATGCTGATTTATTAATTCAGAAATACACCCAAtttgaacttttgttttttagtgtactagatattcattttacagttgaaactggatattttcttgcattttttacTTTCACAAGGAAATATACTTTCAATAACTGAGGTTTGTTCTAGCTGAAAATGGTAATAACCTTTATACCTTTTAtcttttaacaaagttaaaaagagagaacattAACATAAAGCTAGTAAagaattaataataaatgcaaGCTGTCTTTAGACAGCTATGTATGTTGGATATTCATTGAATTCACAAAATTACTTGCAATGAAtgtaacaataaaattaaattccTACATCACAAATATTATGGCTGATCAAGCCCATGTTAGAATTATGTGGAATTATTATCCCTGTGTCCTCAGCATGTGTATGAGTGTTTATGGAGTGTTTTACTTCAGtcagaaaaaagtattttagaatatatttaaaatatattaaagaaattttgggaaatatacttgtGTTTTAAGTACAGAGCTTTCAGTTGTAGTTAGCCAAATAACATAAAGACTAGAAGCAgcgggaaacagctagcctggctctgtccaaagtgaaaaaatatgtcTATAGAAACCTCTAAAGGTCACCAATTTTAAtgcatctcatttgtttatccatacacaaacacaaatgtaaacatgataATACATGTTTTGAGGGGGAGTTACTCAATAGCAGCCCAGGGCTATATACAGCTGTGCACCAGATACAACTGGTGCACAGCTTTTGGTATAGCCAAACCAAAATACATcatattaattagtgagcctTAAGGCTGTTTGTAGTTGGATTTTGAACTTTAGACAGAGCCAAGCCTGCTGTTTTCATCTACTTCCAGGTAAGCTCCAGTCTAAGCTAAGTTAACCACATACTGAATCCAGTTCCGTAGTTAATGGGCAAATGTGAGATTTTCATCAAttttttcatctcactctcagaaagaaaaaaaccaaaaaaaagtaactCTCAAAATGTTGAGCTACTAAATTAACATTTGTAATTCTATTTAAAGGCCTAAATATACCTGAATGTGCAAAATGTGTCTCTAAAATTTTGTTGTGTGGGTGTTAATGGACCTTTACAGCCATGTATATAACCATTCAGTACAAACACTTCCTACTTTTGGTTGGagttaaaatgcataaaatatagACCTCATAAATATATAGATCATTagaataattttgtttattaGAATAACAATACTATTAAATTCAGCTGTCATGATATCAATACTGTTGTATGAAGTCAAACACAAGCTACAGtcattgaaaacattttgtatctttatttgttcatcaaatttaataacacaaaattattttcacatagTTGAAGTGTTCATTTAACCATCTTTAGGGAAATCAGTAACTGAATTACAATTTTGAGGAGGattgaaataaaatactgaaagtaCTACAAGAAATTGAAatagaattttaatttcagaggCTAGACTTAAGTACTAATAATACAGCAGGTATTAACTTTTAATGTCTTCCCTGTCATCTGGTTTTTTGACTGACAGCAATCACTCAGAGACTTCGTGTATCCCTTTAAAAGGCTTTTTGCCAGTGTACAGTTCAGATGGCTGTAAAGACTAAATGATCACATTATCATGAAGAATTAACCACAAGTAGTTTCTGCATGTAGGAGTTCAGCCACTTCTGTCTCTCCATGGAGGTGAGGAGCTTACTCTTCTCTCTGAAGGCAGCATCATCAGCCACCACCATGTTCCTCTTCACCATCCCAGCCCCCTGAGATGACCATTCAGCAGGCAATGCCCTCTCCATGCTAGTGATATACAGACGATGACCTTGAAATTAGTGACCAGAAAAACAATCCAGGTACCACACTAATACCCTCAGAAAGTATTCTGAAGGTATTCTTCAGGCCCCTTTTTGCACATCTTATTGcgtttaattttaaatggataaaattgctattttgcccatcaatctacactcaataatctgtaatgacaaagtgaaaacatgtttttagaaatgtttgcagatttattaaaaattgaaaactgaaatctcttttttacagaaatattttgaacctttgctgtggcactccaaattgtgcatctcagcagcactccatcaatcaggccttgaTGGTACAGTGGCTAGACGGAAGCCaatttgagtaaaaggcatatgacaaCCTGCTTGGGGTTtgccaaatggcatttaaaggactctgaaaCCATGAGATAAAAATATTCTCTGGTCTGATTGGACAGAAATTTaaccctttgggcagaactctGAATACCATGTCTagtgaacaccaggcactgctcataACCTGGATAACACCATCCCCGTGGTAGCATCATGCCTTGGGGGAGCTTCTCAGCAGAAGGGACATAATTTAGGGAAGGATGAAATCAGCCAAATACAGAGGTGGctttgaagaaaacctgctcgAGAATGCACAAGAGTTGAGACTGGGGTGATGGTTAATCtatcagcacaacaatgacccaACTGATACAGCTAGTAAATGCTGGAGTGACTTTGgaacaagtctctgactgtcctttagtggcccagccagagcccagATTgaaaccccatagaacatctgtgggttattgagtgtagattgatgggcaaaaatgccaattttGTCCATTTACAATTGAATCTAAAACACACTAAAGTGTGGAAAAAGGTTCAGGggactgaatactttctgaagccagtGTATatcactgttgttttatttttttcacttgaacAGAATCTTAGTTGACAAAATTCCTGACACTCGTAGGTCATGTGAAATGCTGTCTTTACTTTAAGATGCACTACTTGATTTTGGTGTAGCTTCCACTATCACCCAAAGCCCAAAATTTCCTCTGAGAATACctgtttaaagaaatagttttggaaaaatagcatagcatagcttagcataaagactggaaacggggaaacagcttgcctggctcCATCCAAAGGTGTAAACCACTGTAAACCACCTGTAAACCACTTGTTGACACACTTTTGCTctttacactttgttttgttgtatggattaaacaaaagacataatttgttaatgagtgagctttagaagtgctttTAGGCAGATTTTGGTagcttcagacagagccaggcttttCCCTCATTATGCAGTTACCTTGCCTCTGCCCTCCCTGGGGCAAAGAGCCACGCCTCACTCATCAGTCCTGCCTTGATGTTGGCTGCTGCTTCGAGGCTGGGCGCCGACATCATTTGAGTGCTCCAATCacggagagagatggagggtaAGAGGACATCCCAGTCATCTCGTTCAGATTCCTCTGAATCATCAGTACTTCTGGAATCAGACAAGATGACACTTTCTTGTGAAACTGGCATCCTAGAATATTCGCAAAgtgcagcaaagaaaaatgaattttaaataatgatgtagaaaatataaaaaatgttaatatagTGTAATCCACGTTCTATATTAGATTATATCATTTAGACATATATAAACAAGTAAACCATAGAATGagtgaaataaatgagaaaattgttAGACGTTCAGTGAGG
Coding sequences within:
- the pth2 gene encoding tuberoinfundibular peptide of 39 residues → MPAQPAFPRTSFLLLCILGMTFVTSGFPQPRLPLRSTDDSEESERDDWDVLLPSISLRDWSTQMMSAPSLEAAANIKAGLMSEAWLFAPGRAEASMERALPAEWSSQGAGMVKRNMVVADDAAFREKSKLLTSMERQKWLNSYMQKLLVVNSS
- the tedc1 gene encoding tubulin epsilon and delta complex protein 1 isoform X1; the protein is MQRIKVSVSLQVKQVIGTLCRLLAATGLDSIPAPETFRRAKFGGGVEVEGQFWQLLANILKRIGIVSSEASTQLRGDSEHRKLVAEFLWQTGCHAEWTYGREVGEGQEGRSFSSRDLLLALGWLLATGTLEKLLTQQVKQLDKLLLTSIPVNTQFSHELQVGSASLRRLQWLIGYLRHQGRILLSMVEERTWLLHAVFSSSLPSIVSSSSDQSSTVLKNDCVRTWQLCDLLEAYLNWKQVEKVFWTWMESVVDCNLTDPVIKKPTHTPTVCHYGNQGLEKSEDMLLRLPTAQKRQRRGRGDTEDRRGERMQGGLGTSSPNPLVFSLPSLPSFSQAYRVRLQVERPVRHSNYPAERLYGRPKAPDELPVSQAAQLLLQTEALLLERRDRQRLVNTMQLQEMIGGLDDLVLIPT
- the tedc1 gene encoding tubulin epsilon and delta complex protein 1 isoform X2, with the protein product MQRIKVSVSLQVKQVIGTLCRLLAATGLDSIPAPETFRRAKFGGGVEEGQFWQLLANILKRIGIVSSEASTQLRGDSEHRKLVAEFLWQTGCHAEWTYGREVGEGQEGRSFSSRDLLLALGWLLATGTLEKLLTQQVKQLDKLLLTSIPVNTQFSHELQVGSASLRRLQWLIGYLRHQGRILLSMVEERTWLLHAVFSSSLPSIVSSSSDQSSTVLKNDCVRTWQLCDLLEAYLNWKQVEKVFWTWMESVVDCNLTDPVIKKPTHTPTVCHYGNQGLEKSEDMLLRLPTAQKRQRRGRGDTEDRRGERMQGGLGTSSPNPLVFSLPSLPSFSQAYRVRLQVERPVRHSNYPAERLYGRPKAPDELPVSQAAQLLLQTEALLLERRDRQRLVNTMQLQEMIGGLDDLVLIPT